A portion of the Pedobacter cryoconitis genome contains these proteins:
- a CDS encoding UDP-GlcNAc--UDP-phosphate GlcNAc-1-phosphate transferase, with the protein MNIILLLVIFILLFITELIYFRIADKFNIIDQPNHRSSHTGITLRGGGIIFAMGMLFYPLYFGFEYSYFLLGLLAIALISFMDDIKPVSNKIRIVFHLIGVALMFYQLGLFNLPFYWIILALILVIGSINAINFMDGINGITGSYALITLCTLLYVNIYVAPFVASDLLIVAIISVIVFNFFNFRKKAKCFAGDVGSVSIAFIILFFLLKLMIKTEDFSYLLFLLLYGLDTVTTIFFRLIRKENIFDAHRSHFYQYWANERKMSHLVVSAIYAIVQLAINALILFLVPHTIFVICLSLVFSTVIFVILRYVQEGSERLTAH; encoded by the coding sequence ATGAATATAATCCTGCTTCTTGTCATCTTCATTTTACTATTTATAACAGAATTGATCTATTTCAGGATAGCTGACAAATTTAATATTATTGATCAGCCTAACCATAGAAGTTCTCATACCGGTATCACCTTAAGGGGTGGAGGTATTATATTTGCGATGGGAATGTTGTTTTATCCACTTTATTTTGGTTTTGAATACAGCTATTTTCTTTTGGGCTTATTAGCCATTGCATTGATCAGTTTTATGGATGATATAAAACCTGTGAGCAATAAAATAAGAATAGTGTTTCACTTAATTGGTGTAGCACTTATGTTTTATCAATTAGGCCTTTTCAATCTCCCTTTTTATTGGATCATCCTTGCATTAATCCTTGTGATTGGAAGTATTAATGCAATTAACTTTATGGATGGTATTAATGGAATTACAGGTTCATATGCATTAATCACCCTCTGTACCTTACTTTATGTGAATATTTATGTTGCACCATTCGTAGCTTCAGACCTCTTGATTGTAGCTATCATCTCGGTTATTGTATTTAATTTTTTTAATTTCAGAAAAAAAGCGAAATGCTTCGCTGGTGATGTAGGCAGTGTAAGTATTGCTTTTATTATCCTTTTTTTCTTGCTTAAGCTGATGATCAAAACAGAAGATTTTAGTTACCTGTTATTCCTTCTTCTTTATGGATTGGATACTGTGACTACCATATTTTTCAGGCTTATCCGTAAAGAAAATATCTTTGATGCACATCGAAGCCATTTTTATCAATATTGGGCAAATGAAAGAAAAATGTCTCATTTGGTTGTCTCTGCAATCTATGCAATAGTCCAGTTAGCCATCAATGCATTAATCTTGTTTTTAGTTCCACACACCATATTTGTAATTTGTCTGTCTTTAGTATTTAGTACTGTCATATTTGTAATATTAAGATATGTTCAGGAAGGTTCAGAGAGATTAACTGCACATTAG
- a CDS encoding NAD-dependent epimerase/dehydratase family protein translates to MKNILITGGAGFIGSNLALKLIDKGYTLTVLDNLSPQIHGENPYETSPLYKSIEGKVKFIKGSVTDKSAWEEALEGQDAVVHYAAETGTGQSMYEIHKYVDVNINGTALMLDILANSKAHNVKKVIVASSRSIYGEGKYESPEYGIVYPLHRKDDFMSKGDYDVKYKDSSDLTLLATDEESKIHPSSVYGITKQNQEQMVMTVCPTIGISAVAFRYQNVYGPGQSLKNPYTGILSIFSTQIKNGNTINIFEDGKESRDFVFIDDVVDATILGLEKDEANNEVFNVGTGVATDVMTVANSLVDCYKINVPINITGNYRLGDIRHNFADLNKIGTKLGFQPKVMFAEGIQKFTAWVNKQDIEEDNYSKSIEEMKEKGLFK, encoded by the coding sequence ATGAAGAATATATTAATAACTGGTGGAGCAGGTTTTATAGGCTCGAACCTGGCACTAAAACTTATAGATAAGGGATACACTCTTACAGTATTAGATAACCTTTCTCCTCAGATACATGGTGAGAATCCATATGAAACATCTCCATTATATAAAAGTATAGAAGGAAAAGTTAAATTTATTAAAGGTTCCGTAACTGATAAGTCGGCTTGGGAAGAAGCATTGGAAGGTCAGGATGCTGTAGTACACTATGCCGCAGAAACGGGTACTGGTCAGTCCATGTATGAAATACATAAGTATGTAGATGTTAATATTAACGGTACTGCGTTAATGTTGGATATTTTGGCAAATAGTAAAGCTCATAACGTAAAAAAGGTTATTGTTGCTTCTTCAAGGTCAATTTATGGAGAGGGCAAATATGAAAGTCCGGAGTATGGAATTGTTTATCCGTTACATCGGAAAGACGATTTTATGTCAAAGGGCGATTACGACGTAAAATATAAAGATAGTTCTGATTTAACACTGCTGGCGACTGATGAAGAGTCCAAAATACACCCTTCTTCAGTTTATGGGATTACAAAACAAAACCAGGAACAAATGGTGATGACGGTTTGTCCTACCATTGGTATTTCAGCAGTTGCTTTCAGGTACCAAAATGTATATGGCCCGGGTCAGTCACTCAAAAATCCTTATACCGGAATACTCTCAATTTTCTCTACGCAAATCAAAAATGGTAATACCATCAATATCTTTGAAGATGGTAAAGAAAGCCGGGATTTTGTATTTATTGATGATGTAGTAGATGCTACAATTTTGGGACTGGAAAAAGACGAAGCTAACAATGAAGTTTTTAATGTTGGAACTGGTGTGGCAACTGATGTGATGACAGTGGCGAATTCCTTAGTAGATTGTTATAAAATCAATGTACCAATTAATATTACAGGTAATTACAGACTTGGTGATATCAGACATAATTTTGCTGATTTAAATAAGATTGGGACTAAACTTGGATTTCAACCAAAAGTGATGTTTGCTGAAGGAATTCAAAAATTTACTGCATGGGTAAATAAACAGGATATTGAGGAAGATAACTATTCAAAATCCATAGAAGAAATGAAAGAAAAGGGGCTCTTTAAATGA
- a CDS encoding ketoacyl-ACP synthase III, translating to MKAKIKAISYYLPEKILGNEEINTLFPEWSVDKISSKTGIYSRHIAAEDEFSSDMAIKAAENLFSEHNIDRKDIDFILLCTQSPDYILPTTACIIQDKLGIPTSAGALDFNLGCSGYIYGLGLAKGLVYAGIAKNILLLTAETYSKFIHPKDKSNLTIFGDAASATLITAGDGFAEIGEFDFGTDGKGAENLIVKKGGVKFPGLSDQSEDVTDEFGNVNSPGKLHMNGGEIFGFTSGAVPKLIQNVLTNNKLEPSEINLYVFHQANKYMLNHLRKKINIEEEKFFYFLKDCGNTVSSTIPIALKEAVKDADLNGNILLAGFGVGYSWGGCVLNIG from the coding sequence ATGAAAGCAAAAATAAAAGCAATTTCCTACTACTTACCTGAGAAAATACTGGGTAATGAAGAAATAAATACATTATTTCCGGAGTGGTCCGTAGATAAAATATCAAGTAAGACAGGGATTTACAGTCGCCATATTGCTGCAGAAGATGAATTCTCATCAGATATGGCTATAAAAGCGGCTGAAAACCTATTCTCGGAACATAATATAGATAGAAAGGATATTGATTTTATTCTTTTATGTACTCAAAGTCCTGATTATATTTTACCTACTACTGCCTGTATCATTCAGGATAAGCTGGGTATTCCAACTTCGGCCGGGGCCCTTGACTTTAACCTTGGGTGCTCAGGATATATTTATGGATTGGGGCTGGCGAAGGGATTGGTGTATGCAGGAATAGCGAAAAACATCTTATTATTGACGGCGGAAACCTATAGTAAATTCATTCATCCAAAAGATAAAAGTAACCTGACTATTTTTGGTGATGCAGCATCAGCAACGCTGATCACTGCTGGTGATGGATTCGCAGAGATAGGAGAATTTGATTTTGGAACTGATGGTAAAGGTGCTGAGAATTTGATCGTTAAAAAAGGCGGTGTCAAATTTCCTGGATTAAGTGACCAGAGCGAAGACGTAACTGATGAATTTGGTAACGTTAATAGCCCTGGGAAGTTGCATATGAATGGAGGTGAAATCTTCGGATTTACTTCTGGGGCTGTACCAAAGTTAATCCAGAATGTATTAACTAATAATAAGTTAGAACCTTCAGAGATTAATTTATATGTCTTTCACCAGGCAAATAAATATATGCTCAATCACCTTAGAAAAAAGATAAATATAGAAGAAGAGAAGTTTTTCTATTTTCTTAAAGATTGTGGCAATACCGTATCTTCTACTATACCAATAGCGTTGAAAGAAGCTGTGAAAGATGCTGATCTAAATGGAAATATCCTTTTAGCTGGCTTTGGTGTCGGTTATTCATGGGGTGGTTGTGTCCTTAATATAGGTTAA
- a CDS encoding acyl carrier protein, with the protein MEEIKFVNSFALQFDETDPQSIKIDTNFKDLEEWSSLTALSIMAMVDEEYGVNLTAEDLKNSNTLGDIFNIISSKA; encoded by the coding sequence ATGGAAGAAATAAAGTTTGTTAATAGCTTTGCACTACAATTTGATGAAACAGATCCTCAATCGATCAAGATTGATACTAATTTTAAGGATCTTGAAGAGTGGAGCTCTTTAACTGCATTGTCAATCATGGCAATGGTAGATGAGGAATACGGAGTTAATCTAACTGCTGAAGACCTGAAAAATTCAAACACATTAGGCGATATCTTCAATATTATCAGCTCGAAGGCCTAA
- a CDS encoding glycosyltransferase family 2 protein, translating into MEQRELLMDVSVIIPMYNAESSIQRCVSSVINQTYKGSVEIIIVNDGSTDNGKLLVDDYIVKNAHANIILIDKENGGVSSARNEGMKVSSGDFIAFLDSDDEWLPSKLQRQLEILEKDTSIDFLAGIIFEAPEEQSGRLKEIVLKNLIFKNYFQPSTVIMKKEVYATIGDFNESQRFAEEGNYFMRIASQFKCALLYEKLIVYGDGKSGFGESGLSANLLEMEKGELLNLRFAYTNGYINGPVYILAKSYSLLKYLRRILIVKMRKI; encoded by the coding sequence TTGGAGCAAAGAGAGTTATTAATGGATGTATCTGTAATTATTCCAATGTATAATGCTGAATCGTCTATTCAAAGATGTGTAAGCTCTGTTATTAATCAAACTTATAAAGGAAGTGTAGAAATTATCATTGTTAATGATGGGAGTACTGACAATGGAAAGCTACTTGTCGATGATTATATAGTTAAGAATGCGCATGCTAATATCATTTTGATTGATAAAGAAAATGGTGGGGTATCCAGTGCAAGAAATGAAGGTATGAAAGTATCATCGGGAGATTTTATTGCATTTTTAGATTCAGATGATGAGTGGTTACCTTCTAAGTTACAGCGACAATTGGAAATCCTGGAAAAAGATACTTCAATTGATTTTTTAGCTGGTATAATATTTGAAGCTCCTGAAGAGCAAAGTGGAAGATTAAAAGAGATAGTCCTTAAGAATTTAATATTTAAGAATTATTTTCAACCTTCAACTGTTATAATGAAAAAGGAAGTTTATGCAACTATAGGTGATTTTAATGAATCCCAAAGGTTTGCTGAGGAGGGGAATTATTTTATGCGCATTGCCAGTCAATTCAAATGTGCTCTTTTATATGAAAAATTAATTGTGTACGGAGATGGAAAAAGTGGATTTGGCGAAAGTGGTTTAAGTGCAAATTTACTTGAAATGGAAAAGGGGGAATTATTGAACTTAAGATTCGCGTATACTAATGGTTATATTAATGGTCCCGTTTATATTTTAGCTAAAAGTTACTCTTTACTGAAATACTTAAGAAGGATCCTGATTGTTAAAATGCGGAAAATATGA
- a CDS encoding acetyltransferase gives MKNIAIIGAGGFGREVKMLIDQINAQSKEYNLLGYYADGVEPDTLINGYPILGPIKDLNKVTTELSVVAAIGLPSLKKELLSIIDNSLISYATLIHPNVIIGSDDVTIGQGSIICAGCIITVNIKIGEHVIFNLGCTVGHDTVIEDYCSFMPSVNVSGDVNIGECVYVGTGAKIINKLEIGENTIIGAGSVVHKSLPANCTAVGIPAKAVKFHD, from the coding sequence ATGAAAAATATTGCAATTATAGGTGCCGGCGGTTTTGGACGGGAAGTTAAAATGCTGATCGACCAAATCAATGCACAATCAAAAGAGTATAATTTATTAGGTTATTATGCTGATGGAGTAGAGCCGGATACACTAATCAACGGATATCCGATATTAGGCCCGATCAAAGACCTGAACAAGGTGACAACAGAACTTTCTGTAGTTGCTGCTATCGGATTGCCATCCTTAAAAAAAGAGTTATTAAGTATTATTGATAATTCTTTGATCTCTTATGCTACACTTATCCATCCTAACGTTATAATCGGTAGTGATGACGTTACAATTGGTCAGGGCTCTATTATTTGTGCAGGATGTATAATCACTGTAAATATCAAAATTGGCGAACATGTAATATTCAACTTGGGATGTACAGTTGGTCATGATACTGTGATTGAAGATTATTGCTCATTTATGCCATCTGTCAACGTTTCCGGAGATGTTAATATTGGAGAATGCGTATATGTGGGAACCGGGGCCAAAATTATTAATAAACTGGAAATAGGAGAAAATACAATTATAGGAGCTGGATCTGTTGTGCATAAATCTTTGCCGGCAAATTGTACTGCAGTAGGTATTCCTGCAAAGGCAGTTAAGTTTCACGATTAA
- a CDS encoding NAD-dependent epimerase/dehydratase family protein, with product MDSNILITGSSGFVGQNLIRYLSENGLSSKLISRQELYEINDKSIVNSQAIVHLAGKAHDLKKTSQPDEYYQVNFEITKKLYDIFLQSGAEKFIYLSSVKAIADTVEGVLTEDAVANPQTHYGKSKWQAEEYIKQQPLPAGKSYYILRPCMIHGAGNKGNLNLLYKFVQKGLPYPLAAFDNKRSFLSVDNLCFVIRELIISDKVSSGCYQVADDEALSTNEVISILNESLDKKPRLWKIPAKLIQTVAAIGDWLKLPLNTERLHKMTENYVVSNAKIKKALQAEFPLTARAGLRFTAESFKKTADY from the coding sequence ATGGACTCAAATATTCTAATCACTGGCTCTTCTGGTTTTGTAGGTCAAAACTTAATCCGCTATTTATCTGAAAATGGTTTGTCTTCAAAATTAATATCCAGGCAAGAACTATATGAGATAAATGATAAATCAATTGTGAATTCTCAGGCAATTGTACATTTAGCTGGCAAGGCCCATGATTTAAAAAAGACATCGCAGCCTGATGAATATTATCAGGTGAATTTTGAGATAACGAAGAAATTGTATGATATATTTCTTCAGTCAGGCGCAGAAAAATTCATTTACTTAAGCTCTGTAAAAGCTATTGCAGATACAGTTGAGGGAGTTTTAACAGAAGATGCAGTTGCGAATCCTCAAACACATTATGGTAAATCTAAATGGCAAGCTGAAGAATATATAAAGCAACAGCCATTACCAGCAGGTAAATCGTATTATATACTGCGTCCGTGTATGATTCATGGTGCTGGAAATAAAGGCAATTTAAATTTGTTATATAAATTCGTTCAGAAAGGGTTGCCTTATCCTTTAGCTGCTTTTGATAATAAACGGTCTTTTTTAAGTGTGGACAACCTGTGTTTCGTAATCAGGGAATTGATCATTAGCGATAAGGTGTCATCGGGTTGCTATCAAGTAGCGGATGATGAAGCTTTATCTACCAATGAGGTTATCTCAATTTTGAACGAGTCATTGGATAAAAAACCAAGACTTTGGAAAATACCAGCTAAACTAATTCAGACAGTTGCAGCAATTGGAGACTGGTTGAAATTACCTTTAAATACAGAAAGGTTACATAAAATGACTGAGAATTATGTGGTTAGTAATGCTAAAATAAAAAAAGCATTGCAGGCTGAATTTCCTTTGACAGCAAGAGCAGGGCTACGTTTTACTGCTGAATCTTTTAAAAAAACTGCTGATTATTAA
- a CDS encoding SDR family NAD(P)-dependent oxidoreductase: MFSLRGKTFLVTGASSGIGQQIAISISNHGGRVIAAGRDMNRIQETLSLLEGEGHSYHLFDLSDYKDITEFISKSEKFDGVVFNAGVIDYTPVKFINEAKMFKVFDVNFKGSVFLSQQLIKNKLINKMGSLVFISSISSKLGVPGTALYASSKAALTAYAKVVASELANQKIRANSISPGIIVTPMTEKAAEAVTDSSVKEAEKDYPLGYGTPLDVAGLVIYLLSDASRWMTGSDLILDGGLTLK; encoded by the coding sequence ATGTTCTCACTACGTGGTAAAACTTTTCTCGTTACTGGTGCCTCTTCAGGAATCGGTCAGCAAATCGCAATTTCTATCTCCAATCATGGTGGCAGGGTAATCGCTGCCGGCCGGGATATGAACCGTATTCAGGAAACTTTGAGTCTTCTTGAGGGAGAGGGGCATTCTTATCATTTATTTGATCTGTCTGACTATAAAGATATCACTGAATTTATCAGTAAGTCTGAAAAATTCGATGGTGTAGTTTTCAATGCTGGTGTAATAGATTATACACCAGTAAAGTTCATTAATGAGGCGAAAATGTTCAAGGTATTTGATGTCAATTTTAAAGGCTCGGTATTTCTAAGTCAGCAGCTTATCAAAAATAAGCTGATTAATAAAATGGGATCACTGGTGTTTATTTCTTCAATTTCATCAAAACTTGGCGTTCCGGGTACAGCCCTATACGCTTCTTCAAAAGCTGCACTAACGGCATATGCTAAAGTCGTTGCCTCAGAATTAGCCAATCAAAAAATTAGAGCTAATAGTATTTCTCCAGGAATAATTGTAACACCAATGACTGAAAAAGCAGCTGAGGCCGTTACTGATTCATCGGTTAAAGAAGCTGAAAAGGATTATCCTCTTGGATATGGTACGCCATTGGATGTTGCTGGCCTGGTTATTTACCTTTTGAGTGATGCAAGCCGGTGGATGACTGGTTCTGATTTAATTTTAGATGGTGGTTTAACGCTGAAATAG
- a CDS encoding DapH/DapD/GlmU-related protein, with product MISRYGVKGTIELLISLIYTKLFHSKSRIIRLPFDIRNKKYIDLGERLTTGAGCRLEAFPLDNKITLHIGKDVQINDYVHITAMEEVRIGNNVLLASKIYISDCSHGSYAGNEDDSSPEVPPVQRKLVAKPVIIEDNVWLGEFVSVLPGVTIGKGTIVGANSVVTKSLPPFVIAVGTPAIPIKRFNVETERWEKTNPDGSFITN from the coding sequence ATGATTTCAAGATATGGAGTAAAAGGTACTATCGAGTTACTTATCTCTCTTATTTATACCAAATTATTTCACTCAAAATCAAGAATAATAAGATTGCCTTTTGATATTAGAAACAAGAAATATATTGATCTTGGTGAAAGGTTAACTACGGGTGCAGGGTGTAGATTGGAGGCTTTTCCGTTAGATAATAAAATTACCTTACACATTGGTAAAGACGTTCAAATAAATGACTATGTTCATATTACTGCCATGGAAGAGGTTCGGATTGGTAATAATGTTCTTTTAGCAAGTAAAATTTATATCTCGGATTGTTCACATGGTAGTTATGCTGGGAATGAAGACGATAGCAGCCCGGAAGTCCCTCCTGTACAGAGAAAATTAGTAGCAAAACCGGTAATTATTGAGGATAATGTCTGGCTCGGAGAATTTGTGAGTGTTTTGCCAGGTGTTACGATTGGCAAAGGTACAATTGTTGGCGCAAATTCTGTCGTTACTAAAAGTTTACCACCTTTTGTAATTGCTGTTGGTACTCCAGCTATTCCGATAAAAAGATTTAATGTTGAAACCGAAAGATGGGAAAAAACTAACCCTGACGGCTCATTTATTACTAATTAA
- the wecB gene encoding non-hydrolyzing UDP-N-acetylglucosamine 2-epimerase, giving the protein MKSRLKVMTVVGTRPEIIRLARVMAALDASDAIEHIIVHTGQNYDYELNQIFFDDLAIRKPDFFLNAAGATATETIGQILIKIDPLLASENPDAFLVLGDTNSCLCAIPAKKRQIPIFHMEAGNRCFDQRVPEETNRKIVDHISDINLTYSDIAREYLLREGMSADRIIKTGSPMFEVLGHYLPQIEKSDILTRLNLEKHKYFVISSHREENISSESNFTNLMKSLNLIAETYKFPIIVSTHPRTRNMIDAKKIEMRPEIQFLKPMGFNDYNALQMNSYAVLSDSGTISEESSTLNFPALNLREAHERPEAMEEASVMMVGMNPERIMQALIQLKYQKRGEERNFRKVADYSMPNVSDKVVRIIISYVDYIKRVVWSKESY; this is encoded by the coding sequence ATGAAATCGAGACTTAAAGTAATGACCGTAGTCGGTACCCGACCAGAAATTATTAGATTGGCTAGAGTAATGGCTGCATTGGATGCTTCTGATGCAATTGAACATATTATAGTTCATACAGGTCAGAACTATGATTATGAATTGAATCAAATATTTTTTGATGATTTAGCTATTCGTAAACCAGATTTCTTTTTAAACGCGGCCGGAGCAACAGCTACAGAAACTATAGGACAGATTTTAATTAAAATAGATCCATTATTAGCGTCAGAAAACCCCGATGCATTCCTGGTATTGGGAGACACTAATTCTTGTTTATGTGCTATTCCTGCAAAGAAACGTCAAATCCCGATTTTCCATATGGAAGCTGGTAACCGTTGTTTTGATCAGCGTGTTCCTGAAGAAACAAACCGCAAGATTGTAGATCATATTTCTGATATAAATTTAACTTACAGTGATATTGCACGTGAATATCTTTTACGTGAAGGAATGTCTGCTGACAGAATTATCAAGACAGGGTCTCCAATGTTTGAAGTGCTTGGACATTATTTGCCGCAGATAGAAAAATCTGATATCCTTACCCGGTTAAACTTAGAAAAGCATAAGTACTTCGTGATTTCTTCTCACAGGGAAGAGAACATTAGCAGTGAAAGCAATTTTACTAATTTAATGAAGAGTCTGAACCTGATTGCAGAAACTTACAAGTTTCCAATTATAGTGAGTACACATCCACGTACAAGAAATATGATTGATGCTAAAAAGATTGAGATGAGGCCGGAAATTCAGTTTCTTAAGCCAATGGGTTTCAATGATTACAATGCTTTACAAATGAACTCTTATGCAGTATTATCTGATAGTGGTACGATCTCTGAGGAGTCTTCTACTTTGAATTTTCCTGCATTAAATTTAAGAGAAGCGCATGAGAGACCTGAGGCTATGGAAGAAGCATCAGTGATGATGGTTGGTATGAATCCTGAAAGAATCATGCAAGCTTTGATCCAATTAAAGTATCAGAAACGGGGAGAAGAACGTAATTTCAGAAAGGTTGCAGATTACTCCATGCCGAATGTATCTGATAAAGTAGTAAGAATAATAATAAGTTATGTTGATTATATCAAACGTGTAGTTTGGAGCAAAGAGAGTTATTAA
- a CDS encoding lipopolysaccharide biosynthesis protein translates to MIIREALKDKNILFFSVQTFDLEKEIINKLEEFGANVHYYDERPANNNFTKGIIRLKRSLYQTTIDNYYKNILNSVSQNVVFDYLFVNRGEVIPAFFLEEFRILQPDCEFIFYTWDSFTNHKHPITILKYFNRKLTFDPEDAVKYNINFRPLFYLDAYKDVKNEVLEYDTLFLGTAHSDRYKISSEIGQWCVKNNLKIFCYYYMHGRLVYLYKRIFDKTFKQFDYRKLSFKSLKLNDIVNLYRKSKVILDINHPHQKGLTMRTFEAIGARRKLITTNKEILKFPFYNPNNIYIIERDHILLDKAFFKTDYQDIENDIYDKLSMEGWLYNIFIDAEASFWNKCL, encoded by the coding sequence ATGATAATCAGAGAGGCGCTAAAGGACAAGAACATTTTATTTTTCTCTGTTCAAACTTTTGATCTTGAGAAAGAGATTATAAATAAACTTGAAGAGTTTGGTGCAAATGTTCATTATTATGATGAAAGGCCTGCCAATAATAATTTTACTAAGGGAATAATCAGACTTAAAAGAAGTCTATATCAGACTACCATAGATAACTATTATAAAAATATATTAAATAGTGTCTCACAGAATGTAGTTTTTGATTATTTGTTTGTAAACAGGGGAGAGGTTATACCGGCATTCTTTTTAGAAGAATTCAGGATACTTCAACCAGACTGTGAGTTTATATTTTATACATGGGACTCATTTACCAATCATAAACACCCGATAACAATTTTAAAGTATTTTAATCGTAAACTTACTTTTGATCCTGAGGATGCGGTAAAATACAATATTAATTTCAGACCATTATTTTATTTGGATGCTTACAAGGATGTCAAAAATGAAGTTTTGGAATATGATACTTTATTTCTGGGTACTGCCCATTCGGATCGCTATAAAATAAGTTCTGAAATTGGTCAATGGTGTGTTAAAAATAACCTAAAGATTTTCTGTTATTATTACATGCATGGCCGGTTAGTTTACCTCTATAAAAGAATCTTTGATAAGACATTTAAGCAGTTCGATTATAGGAAGCTAAGTTTTAAGTCATTGAAATTAAATGATATTGTTAATCTTTACCGGAAGTCTAAAGTAATTTTGGATATCAATCACCCGCATCAGAAGGGGCTAACGATGCGTACTTTTGAAGCAATAGGAGCCAGAAGGAAACTAATTACTACGAATAAGGAAATTTTAAAATTTCCATTTTATAATCCTAATAATATTTACATCATAGAAAGGGATCATATTTTACTAGATAAAGCATTCTTTAAGACTGATTATCAGGATATAGAAAATGATATTTATGATAAACTTTCTATGGAAGGATGGCTTTATAATATATTCATAGATGCAGAAGCATCCTTCTGGAACAAATGTTTATAA